The [Clostridium] celerecrescens 18A genomic sequence GAATTCCTTCCTGCAAGAGAGCAAGCGCCTTTTTATGCAGTTCAGGGCTTACTGCAAGTGCCTCCTCTGCAAATATGGCCTTTTCCGTTACCATATACTTTTCTATTTCTTCCAGTACTTCCAGATAAGCAGGACTTCCCGGCTTCCAACCCAAGTCCACCCGTTCCACTCCCTTGGGAATGGGAAGTCCTGCATCTCCGATTACCAACATATCCATATGCCTGAGTTCTGCCATGACTCTTGCTAATTGTGGGTGTAAAATTCCTGTTTTTAACATGAGCGATTCTCCTTCTCCTGCTCTTTAATAAATGAGTCAATTTCTTCCCTGTCGGGCATGGCCGGTGTGGTTCCGATCCTTTGTACCGAGATAGCGGCTAATGCATTGGCAAAGGCTGCCGCCTCCCATAGATCCTTTCCTTCTGCTAAGGCTGCCACCAGGCCGCCAT encodes the following:
- the rbsD gene encoding D-ribose pyranase, which produces MLKTGILHPQLARVMAELRHMDMLVIGDAGLPIPKGVERVDLGWKPGSPAYLEVLEEIEKYMVTEKAIFAEEALAVSPELHKKALALLQEGIPVEYVPHKELKKMTEGAKAIILTGEFTGYTNVVLVSGCAY